Proteins from one Triticum aestivum cultivar Chinese Spring chromosome 7A, IWGSC CS RefSeq v2.1, whole genome shotgun sequence genomic window:
- the LOC123149595 gene encoding vegetative cell wall protein gp1 isoform X2: MSIQGLLLEVRDGGRNPSFDEKFHIPLIEGLRELSINVWNSNTINTDDFIGSCRVPLNKVLTSGYDDSSWPLQTRHMKSAGEVKLIMHFDVSAMKNKMAGKTSGQYAPSPYGASSASYPAPSAYAAAPPPHQAYPAPSHAPYPAPSAYSTPPPQQPYPTPPPQQPYPQQGGPPTSHPPQPYGQPYPPQPYGQPYPPQPYGQQPYPPQPYGQPYPPPSAAQSPYPPAPYPGAYPPRPY, translated from the exons ATGGGGGAAGGAACCCGTCCTTCGACGAGAAGTTTCATATACCACTCATCGAGGGGCTCCGCGAGCTGAGTATCAACGTGTGGAACAGCAACACAATCAACACCGATGACTTCATTGGCAGCTGCAG GGTTCCGCTGAACAAGGTGCTCACAAGTGGCTACGATGATTCCTCATGGCCCCTCCAGACACGCCATATGAA GTCTGCTGGGGAAGTTAAACTTATCATGCACTTTGATGTCTCAGCAATG AAGAACAAGATGGCAGGTAAAACTTCTGGCCAGTACGCTCCTTCGCCATACGGTGCCTCCTCAGCTTCGTACCCAGCGCCTTCAGCATATGCTGCAGCACCCCCACCGCACCAAGCTTATCCAGCTCCTAGCCACGCACCATATCCTGCTCCTTCTGCGTACTCAACTCCGCCTCCTCAGCAGCCATACCCAACTCCGCCTCCTCAGCAGCCATACCCGCAGCAGGGAGGTCCTCCTACAAGTCACCCACCACAGCCATATGGACAACCGTATCCACCGCAGCCATACGGGCAACCGTACCCACCACAGCCATATGGGCAGCAACCTTACCCGCCACAGCCATATGGGCAACCCTACCCACCACCTTCAGCAGCACAATCCCCTTATCCACCTG CGCCGTACCCCGGAGCTTATCCACCGCGGCCATATTGA